Proteins from one Ricinus communis isolate WT05 ecotype wild-type chromosome 9, ASM1957865v1, whole genome shotgun sequence genomic window:
- the LOC8261353 gene encoding CBL-interacting serine/threonine-protein kinase 1 — MVTHQHHNGMRLGNYELGRTLGEGNFGKVKLAKNIDSGLPFAVKILEKNRIIHLNISDQIKREIATLKLLKHPNVVRLHEVLASKSKIYMVLEYVNGGELFDRIASKGKLPEAQGRKLFQQLVDGVSYCHNKGVFHRDLKLENVLVDAKGNIKISDFGLSALPQHFRDDGLLHTTCGSPNYVAPEILSNRGYDGATSDTWSCGVILYVILTGYLPFDDRNLAVLYQKIFKGDAQIPKWLSSGAQNMIRRILDPNPVTRITMADIKSDEWFKQDYTPAEEDIHIDNEGFSMHELPPEGESILRSPTLINAFQLIGMSSCLDLSGFFEKEDVSERKIRFTSNRSMKDLLQKIEETATEMGFRIQKKNGKLKVVQERKEQRSLGSLSVAAEVFEISPSLHVVELQKSNGDPSVYRQLCKKLSNDLRLPSDEGLLMRTQA, encoded by the exons ATGGTGACACACCAGCACCACAACGGAATGCGACTTGGTAACTACGAGCTCGGTCGGACTCTGGGCGAAGGTAATTTTGGAAAAGTCAAATTAGCTAAGAACATCGACTCCGGCCTTCCTTTCGCTGTCAAGATCCTCGAGAAGAACAGGATCATCCATCTCAACATCTCCGATCAG ATAAAAAGGGAGATTGCCACCTTGAAGCTCCTCAAGCATCCAAACGTTGTTAGATTACATGAG GTCTTAGCCAGCAAATCAAAGATTTACATGGTCCTAGAATATGTAAATGGAGGGGAATTATTTGACAGAATA GCATCCAAGGGGAAGCTCCCAGAAGCTCAGGGCAGGAAGCTCTTTCAGCAGCTGGTTGATGGTGTCAGTTACTGTCACAATAAGGGTGTTTTCCATAGGGATCTCAAG CTAGAGAACGTCCTTGTTGATGCCAAAGGAAACATAAAGATATCAGATTTTGGACTCAGCGCTTTACCCCAGCATTTTAGG GATGACGGATTATTGCATACAACCTGCGGAAGTCCTAATTACGTCGCACCTGAGATCCTCTCAAATAGAGGTTATGACGGTGCCACATCGGATACATGGTCGTGCGGTGTTATTTTGTACGTAATTCTCACAGGATATCTCCCTTTCGATGATAGAAACCTGGCAGTTCTATATCAAAAG ATATTTAAGGGGGACGCTCAGATACCTAAATGGCTATCATCAGGGGCCCAAAACATGATAAGGAGGATCCTCGATCCAAATCCAGTAACCAGAATAACCATGGCAGATATCAAATCTGATGAATGGTTCAAGCAGGACTATACTCCTGCAGAAGAAGATATACATATCGATAATGAGGGCTTCTCAATGCATGAACTG CCACCGGAAGGAGAGAGCATTCTCAGATCACCTACACTTATTAATGCCTTCCAATTGATTGGAATGTCGTCATGCCTAGACCTGTCTGGTTTCTTTGAGAAAGAG GATGTCTCTGAGAGGAAGATCAGATTTACATCCAATCGTTCTATGAAGGATCTGCTTCAGAAGATAGAAGAAACTGCGACTGAGATGGGATTTCGgatccaaaagaaaaatggaaag TTGAAAGTGGTGCAAGAGCGCAAGGAGCAGAGAAGTTTGGGCAGTCTGTCTGTTGCAGCAGAG GTATTTGAAATAAGTCCGTCGCTGCATGTAGTGGAATTACAAAAATCTAACGGAGATCCTTCAGTTTACAGAcag TTATGTAAAAAGTTATCAAATGATTTGAGGCTCCCCTCGGACGAAGGACTGCTGATGCGTACACAAGCGTGA
- the LOC8261351 gene encoding 50S ribosomal protein L3-2, mitochondrial, producing the protein MSSALSRGLISRFNQLLSLSNKTPSPPFFFSRRFSIDSLIDGSQIQEEARILEAKPGIMTPHSKRTGIIALKCGMTALWDKWGERVPITVLWVDDNIVTQVKTVEKEGIFALQIGYGHKKAKHLTKPEVGHFRAHNVPLKRKLREFPVTEDALIPVGTSLGVRHFVPGQFVDITGITRGKGFQGGMKRHGFKGMPATHGASLSHRSGGSTGQRDAPGKVFKGKKMPGRMGGVQRTVKNVWVYKIDPTRNMMWVRGQVPGAEGNFVFIKDAVYKKPDISKLPFPTYLRAEDEETTEPLIADLGEMDPFMVAD; encoded by the exons ATGTCGTCGGCCCTATCGAGAGGCCTCATTTCTCGTTTTAACCAGCTTCTTTCACTCTCTAATAAAACCCCATCCCCACCCTTTTTCTTTAGTAGAAGATTCAGTATCGATTCTTTAATCGATGGCTCCCAGATCCAAGAAGAGGCTCGGATCCTTGAGGCGAAACCCGGAATCATGACCCCTCATTCTAAGCGAACTGGAATTATTGCTCTCAAGTGTGGAATGACTGCTCTTTGGGATAAATGGGGCGAGAGAGTTCCCATCACTGTCCTTTGGGTCGACGATAACATTGTCACTCAGGTTAAAACTGTTGAAAAAGAAGGCATTTTTGCCCTCCAG ATTGGTTATGGGCATAAGAAGGCAAAGCATTTGACAAAGCCTGAAGTGGGTCATTTCAGAGCTCATAATGTTCCCTTGAAGAGAAAACTGAGGGAGTTTCCTGTCACTGAAGATGCTCTTATACCTGTTGGTACTTCCCTCGGCGTTCGCCATTTTGTTCCCGGTCAATTCGTTGATATCACCGGAATCACTCGAGGAAAAGGCTTTCAG GGTGGTATGAAAAGACATGGATTTAAAGGAATGCCAGCAACTCATGGTGCTTCATTGTCACATCGAAGTGGCGGTTCTACTGGTCAGAGGGATGCTCCTGGTAAG GTATTCAAAGGCAAAAAGATGCCTGGGCGCATGGGTGGGGTGCAGAGGACGGTTAAAAATGTATGGGTATACAAAATAGATCCGACAAGGAATATGATGTGGGTGAGAGGGCAG GTACCTGGTGCAGAAGGGAATTTCGTGTTTATAAAAGATGCAGTGTACAAGAAGCCAGATATCTCAAAACTTCCTTTTCCTACGTACTTGAGGGCAGAAGATGAGGAGACAACAGAACCTCTAATAGCTGATCTTGGAGAGATGGATCCATTTATGGTAGCGGATTAA
- the LOC107261246 gene encoding uncharacterized protein LOC107261246 isoform X2, which translates to MLNFLGDTVTVDVFILSEEVAARNVSNMPASRSSRTTVSEAGVALVNVAPVDVHIDLDRDLDVPDENPISCTPIAISDEKHRKAALQWENTITGVDQRFNSFTEFREALHKYSIAHGFAYRYKKNDSHRVTVKCKSQGCPWRIYASRLSTTQLICIKKMNAEHTCEGAAVKAGYRSTRGWVGSIIKEKLKVSPNYRPKDIADDIKREYGIQLNYSQAWRAKEIAREQLQGSYKEAYNQLPFFCDKIRETNPGSIATFSTKDDSSFHRFFVSFHASITGFEQGCRPLIFLDSAPLNSKYQGMLLAATSVDGNDGIFPVAFAVVDAETEDNWNWFLMELKSAVSASRQITFVADFQNGLKKSLPEVFDKCYHSYCLRHLAERLNRDLKGQFSHEARRFMINDFYAAAYAPRLEGFQRYVENIKGISPEAYNWVVQSEPEHWANAFFGGARYNHMTSNFGQQFYSWVSEAHELPITQLIDTLRGKMMESFYNCRVESNQWTTKLTPINEEKLQKEMLVARSLQVLLSHGSTFEVRGESVDSIDIDHWDCSCKGWQLTGLPCCHAIAVFQCVDRSPYDYCSRYFTSESYRLTYAEAIHPVPNVDWPLQGESNDAGVIVTPPPTKRPPGRPKIKQAESIDIIKRQLQCSKCKGLGHNKKTCKVS; encoded by the coding sequence ATGCTCAATTTTCTTGGGGACACGGTAACGGTTGATGTCTTCATCTTGTCAGAGGAAGTTGCTGCTAGGAATGTGTCCAACATGCCTGCTAGTAGGTCAAGCAGGACGACTGTGTCGGAAGCTGGGGTCGCTCTGGTCAACGTTGCACCTGTTGATGTTCATATCGATCTTGATAGAGATTTGGATGTCCCTGATGAAAATCCTATCTCCTGTACTCCTATTGCAATCTCTGATGAGAAGCATCGTAAAGCAGCACTACAGTGGGAAAACACTATTACTGGTGTTGATCAAAGGTTTAACAGTTTTACTGAATTCAGAGAAGCTTTGCACAAGTACTCAATTGCTCATGGGTTTgcttatcgatataagaaaaatgacagTCATCGTGTAACTGTCAAATGCAAATCCCAAGGTTGTCCTTGGCGGATTTATGCTTCCAGGTTGTCAACCACtcaattaatttgtattaagaAAATGAATGCTGAACATACATGTGAAGGAGCTGCTGTGAAAGCTGGTTATCGGTCAACGAGGGGTTGGGTGGGAAGCATCATAAAAGAGAAATTGAAAGTTTCCCCAAACTACAGGCCAAAAGATATTGCAGATGATATCAAAAGGGAGTATGGGATTCAACTGAATTATTCTCAGGCATGGCGTGCAAAAGAGATTGCAAGAGAGCAACTTCAAGGCTCATACAAAGAGGCATATAATCAGTTGCCCTTTTTTTGTGATAAAATAAGGGAAACTAATCCAGGAAGTATTGCAACATTCTCCACAAAGGACGACTCAAGTTTCCATCGTTTCTTTGTCTCCTTTCATGCATCAATCACTGGTTTTGAACAGGGTTGTCGCCCTCTCATTTTTCTGGATAGCGCCCCTTTAAACTCAAAATACCAAGGAATGTTGTTGGCTGCTACTTCAGTAGATGGGAATGATGGTATTTTCCCTGTGGCTTTTGCTGTAGTAGATGCTGAAACAGAGGACAACTGGAATTGGTTTTTAATGGAACTTAAGTCTGCTGTCTCTGCTTCTCGCCAGATTACATTTGTTGCAGATTTTCAGAATGGTTTAAAGAAGTCATTGCCTGAGGTATTTGATAAATGCTACCATAGCTATTGTTTGCGCCATCTTGCTGAAAGACTCAATAGAGACCTAAAAGGGCAATTTTCTCATGAAGCAAGGCGCTTCATGATAAATGATTTTTATGCTGCTGCCTATGCACCCAGACTTGAGGGATTCCAGCGTTATGTAGAGAACATAAAAGGTATTTCTCCTGAAGCTTATAACTGGGTCGTACAAAGTGAGCCAGAGCACTGGGCAAATGCCTTCTTTGGAGGAGCAAGGTATAACCACATGACATCAAACTTTGGGCAACAGTTCTACAGTTGGGTGTCAGAAGCGCATGAGTTGCCAATAACGCAACTGATTGATACATTAAGAGGCAAAATGATGGAATCCTTTTACAATTGTCGGGTAGAATCCAATCAATGGACGACAAAATTAACTCCAATAAATGAGGAGAAATTGCAAAAGGAGATGTTAGTAGCAAGGTCGCTTCAAGTGTTACTTTCCCATGGTAGCACATTTGAGGTTCGTGGAGAATCTGTTGACAGTATTGATATTGATCACTGGGATTGCAGCTGCAAGGGATGGCAACTAACTGGTTTGCCTTGCTGCCATGCTATTGCTGTCTTTCAATGTGTTGACAGAAGTCCATATGATTATTGCTCCAGATACTTCACAAGTGAGAGTTACCGTTTAACATACGCCGAAGCGATTCACCCTGTTCCAAATGTTGACTGGCCACTTCAGGGCGAATCCAATGATGCAGGAGTTATAGTCACGCCTCCACCAACTAAACGCCCACCTGGCAGGCCAAAGATCAAGCAGGCTGAATCTATCGATATAATTAAGCGCCAGCTTCAATGTAGCAAGTGCAAGGGCCTTGGCCACAACAAGAAGACGTGCAAAGTTTCCTAG
- the LOC107261246 gene encoding uncharacterized protein LOC107261246 isoform X1, with amino-acid sequence MASKKIIAICQSGGEFVTNKDGTLSYNGGEAYAIDIDEQTQLSDFKSEVAEMFNCTADTMSIKYFLPGNKRTLITISKDKDLQRMLNFLGDTVTVDVFILSEEVAARNVSNMPASRSSRTTVSEAGVALVNVAPVDVHIDLDRDLDVPDENPISCTPIAISDEKHRKAALQWENTITGVDQRFNSFTEFREALHKYSIAHGFAYRYKKNDSHRVTVKCKSQGCPWRIYASRLSTTQLICIKKMNAEHTCEGAAVKAGYRSTRGWVGSIIKEKLKVSPNYRPKDIADDIKREYGIQLNYSQAWRAKEIAREQLQGSYKEAYNQLPFFCDKIRETNPGSIATFSTKDDSSFHRFFVSFHASITGFEQGCRPLIFLDSAPLNSKYQGMLLAATSVDGNDGIFPVAFAVVDAETEDNWNWFLMELKSAVSASRQITFVADFQNGLKKSLPEVFDKCYHSYCLRHLAERLNRDLKGQFSHEARRFMINDFYAAAYAPRLEGFQRYVENIKGISPEAYNWVVQSEPEHWANAFFGGARYNHMTSNFGQQFYSWVSEAHELPITQLIDTLRGKMMESFYNCRVESNQWTTKLTPINEEKLQKEMLVARSLQVLLSHGSTFEVRGESVDSIDIDHWDCSCKGWQLTGLPCCHAIAVFQCVDRSPYDYCSRYFTSESYRLTYAEAIHPVPNVDWPLQGESNDAGVIVTPPPTKRPPGRPKIKQAESIDIIKRQLQCSKCKGLGHNKKTCKVS; translated from the coding sequence ATGgcttcaaagaaaataatagccATATGCCAGTCAGGTGGTGAGTTTGTGACTAATAAGGATGGAACATTGTCTTACAATGGCGGTGAGGCTTATGCAATTGACATTGATGAACAAACACAATTAAGTGATTTCAAGTCTGAAGTAGCTGAAATGTTCAATTGCACTGCTGATACAATGTCTATCAAATACTTCCTCCCAGGAAACAAAAGGACCCTTATCACTATTTCTAAAGACAAGGATCTACAACGCATGCTCAATTTTCTTGGGGACACGGTAACGGTTGATGTCTTCATCTTGTCAGAGGAAGTTGCTGCTAGGAATGTGTCCAACATGCCTGCTAGTAGGTCAAGCAGGACGACTGTGTCGGAAGCTGGGGTCGCTCTGGTCAACGTTGCACCTGTTGATGTTCATATCGATCTTGATAGAGATTTGGATGTCCCTGATGAAAATCCTATCTCCTGTACTCCTATTGCAATCTCTGATGAGAAGCATCGTAAAGCAGCACTACAGTGGGAAAACACTATTACTGGTGTTGATCAAAGGTTTAACAGTTTTACTGAATTCAGAGAAGCTTTGCACAAGTACTCAATTGCTCATGGGTTTgcttatcgatataagaaaaatgacagTCATCGTGTAACTGTCAAATGCAAATCCCAAGGTTGTCCTTGGCGGATTTATGCTTCCAGGTTGTCAACCACtcaattaatttgtattaagaAAATGAATGCTGAACATACATGTGAAGGAGCTGCTGTGAAAGCTGGTTATCGGTCAACGAGGGGTTGGGTGGGAAGCATCATAAAAGAGAAATTGAAAGTTTCCCCAAACTACAGGCCAAAAGATATTGCAGATGATATCAAAAGGGAGTATGGGATTCAACTGAATTATTCTCAGGCATGGCGTGCAAAAGAGATTGCAAGAGAGCAACTTCAAGGCTCATACAAAGAGGCATATAATCAGTTGCCCTTTTTTTGTGATAAAATAAGGGAAACTAATCCAGGAAGTATTGCAACATTCTCCACAAAGGACGACTCAAGTTTCCATCGTTTCTTTGTCTCCTTTCATGCATCAATCACTGGTTTTGAACAGGGTTGTCGCCCTCTCATTTTTCTGGATAGCGCCCCTTTAAACTCAAAATACCAAGGAATGTTGTTGGCTGCTACTTCAGTAGATGGGAATGATGGTATTTTCCCTGTGGCTTTTGCTGTAGTAGATGCTGAAACAGAGGACAACTGGAATTGGTTTTTAATGGAACTTAAGTCTGCTGTCTCTGCTTCTCGCCAGATTACATTTGTTGCAGATTTTCAGAATGGTTTAAAGAAGTCATTGCCTGAGGTATTTGATAAATGCTACCATAGCTATTGTTTGCGCCATCTTGCTGAAAGACTCAATAGAGACCTAAAAGGGCAATTTTCTCATGAAGCAAGGCGCTTCATGATAAATGATTTTTATGCTGCTGCCTATGCACCCAGACTTGAGGGATTCCAGCGTTATGTAGAGAACATAAAAGGTATTTCTCCTGAAGCTTATAACTGGGTCGTACAAAGTGAGCCAGAGCACTGGGCAAATGCCTTCTTTGGAGGAGCAAGGTATAACCACATGACATCAAACTTTGGGCAACAGTTCTACAGTTGGGTGTCAGAAGCGCATGAGTTGCCAATAACGCAACTGATTGATACATTAAGAGGCAAAATGATGGAATCCTTTTACAATTGTCGGGTAGAATCCAATCAATGGACGACAAAATTAACTCCAATAAATGAGGAGAAATTGCAAAAGGAGATGTTAGTAGCAAGGTCGCTTCAAGTGTTACTTTCCCATGGTAGCACATTTGAGGTTCGTGGAGAATCTGTTGACAGTATTGATATTGATCACTGGGATTGCAGCTGCAAGGGATGGCAACTAACTGGTTTGCCTTGCTGCCATGCTATTGCTGTCTTTCAATGTGTTGACAGAAGTCCATATGATTATTGCTCCAGATACTTCACAAGTGAGAGTTACCGTTTAACATACGCCGAAGCGATTCACCCTGTTCCAAATGTTGACTGGCCACTTCAGGGCGAATCCAATGATGCAGGAGTTATAGTCACGCCTCCACCAACTAAACGCCCACCTGGCAGGCCAAAGATCAAGCAGGCTGAATCTATCGATATAATTAAGCGCCAGCTTCAATGTAGCAAGTGCAAGGGCCTTGGCCACAACAAGAAGACGTGCAAAGTTTCCTAG
- the LOC8261352 gene encoding probable GTP diphosphokinase CRSH, chloroplastic, whose amino-acid sequence MMELSPPQPPRLSTINIKSQKENVVRVWGVKQKSSRRRRERQRCECKGQMGGGKMVVELVGAFNELTERMNVLSTSSSRLLFKSLKLSIPILHHLPLLPDGRSPLSKALSVALLLAHLQMDAEVISASILIQVFEAGAISIREVRERISTATAHLLNESLRVKSIPSRVEVLDDEGAAALRKFCLTYYDIRAVILDLALKLDMMRHLDYLPRYQQQMLSLQVMKIHAPLAHAVGINYLSLELEDLSFRYLFPYSYLYVDTWLRSHQTGTKSLIDIYVEELHQSLQADSILADMVDNISVKGRYKSRFSTMKKLLKDGRKPEEVNDVLGLRVILKPKSGVDMSEVGEKACYRTCEIIRSLWKEMPHRTKDYIAQPKANGYRSLHMAVDISDNGKNRPPMEIQIRTMEMDMLAVDGTASHSLYKGGLTDPEEAKRLKAIMMAAAELAALRLRDLPSAKGIEIDRNDRVFCLFDKNGDGRISIEELMEVMEELGAPGEDAREMMQLLDSNSDGSLSSDEFDTFQKQVEFMRALEDRDDEYKSMLNEKLKMAENSGLIQVYSKELGNRLAG is encoded by the exons ATGATGGAGCTGAGTCCTCCCCAACCACCGCGCCTCTCGAcgattaatataaaaagtcaAAAAGAAAACGTAGTAAGGGTATGGGGAGTGAAGCAGAAGAgcagcagaagaagaagagagagacagagatGTGAATGTAAAGGTCAGATGGGGGGTGGGAAGATGGTAGTGGAGCTGGTTGGAGCTTTCAACGAGCTCACCGAGAGGATGAACGTGCTCTCAACCAGTTCCTCACGTTTACTCTTCAAGTCTCTCAAGCTCTCTATTCCTATTCTTCATCATTTGCCTCTCTTACCTGATGGTCGCTCTCCTCTTTCTAAGGCCTTGTCTGTTGCTCTTCTTCTCGCCCATCTTCAG ATGGATGCAGAAGTTATTTCGGCTAGCATCTTGATACAAGTTTTTGAGGCCGGTGCAATATCCATACGTGAAGTCAGAGAGCGCATAAGCACCGCTACTGCTCATCTCCTGAATGAGAGTTTACGCGTCAAGAGCATTCCTTCCAGAGTTGAAGTTTTGGATGATGAAGGGGCTGCTGCTTTAAGAAAGTTCTGTCTTACCTACTATGATATCCGAGCTGTAATTCTTGACTTGGCTCTCAAGCTTGATATGATGAGACATTTGGATTATCTCCCTAGATATCAGCAACAAATGCTGTCTCTCCAAGTCATGAAGATACACGCCCCCTTGGCTCATGCTGTGGGAATTAACTACTTGTCATTGGAGCTGGAGGACCTCTCATTCCGCTACCTCTTCCCATATTCCTACCTCTATGTCGATACATGGCTACGCAGCCACCAGACAGGAACTAAGTCTCTAATAGATATATATGTGGAAGAGCTCCACCAATCCCTTCAAGCTGATTCTATCTTAGCAGACATGGTGGACAACATCTCAGTTAAAGGCCGCTATAAAAGTCGGTTTAGCACAATGAAGAAGCTCTTGAAAGATGGTCGCAAACCAGAGGAAGTAAATGACGTTCTAGGTTTGCGAGTCATCTTGAAGCCCAAATCTGGAGTAGATATGTCAGAAGTAGGTGAGAAAGCATGCTATAGGACTTGCGAAATTATTCGATCTCTGTGGAAAGAAATGCCACACAGGACTAAAGATTATATTGCTCAGCCCAAAGCTAATGGATATAGGAGTTTACACATGGCAGTTGATATAAGTGACAATGGCAAGAACAGACCACCAATGGAAATTCAAATAAGAACTATGGAGATGGACATGCTGGCAGTTGATGGAACAGCATCCCATTCATTATATAAGGGCGGCCTTACTGATCCAGAAGAG GCAAAGCGGCTCAAGGCTATAATGATGGCAGCAGCTGAACTTGCAGCATTGCGTCTTAGAGATCTTCCCTCAGCTAAAGGTATTGAGATTGACCGAAATGATCgtgtattttgtctttttgaCAAGAATGGTGATGGCCGGATCAGCATTGAGGAGCTTATGGAAGTGATGGAAGAGCTTGGTGCGCCAGGGGAAGATGCACGAGAGATGATGCAGCTTCTCGATTCAAATAGTGATGGTTCTCTAAGCTCTGATGAATTTGATACATTTCAGAAACAG GTTGAATTCATGAGGGCTTTAGAGGACAGAGATGATGAATACAAGAGCATGCTGAATGAGAAACTTAAAATGGCAGAAAATAGTGGGTTGATTCAGGTGTATAGCAAAGAGCTCGGCAACAGACTGGCAGGGTAG
- the LOC8261354 gene encoding late embryogenesis abundant protein D-29, protein MMIMAFKRQSRVLVWLGIVMAVMYFASCNCSSVDHMPSTSEESEDFQKVKGKGEEAEEKAAEKAKEARENTETWTEWAKEKISETIGRKQDEAKEIAKKASDTAADTAKRTKEKVSEKTEEMKDAATEKAKEMTKAAKEKAREMTNAAKEKVSGTTEEAKEKAYEAKRRAEEKAEEARERSRSAAWEKTAEAKEAARKASEEAKEMGNRIKEESEKEGEEEVREGAKEKAEQLKDEEL, encoded by the exons ATGATGATAATGGCATTTAAGAGACAGTCTCGGGTGTTGGTTTGGCTGGGGATTGTGATGGCGGTTATGTATTTTGCAAGTTGTAATTGCTCGAGCGTCGACCATATGCCCTCCACAAGCGAGGAAAGTGAAGATTTTCAGAAGGTGAAAGGAAAGGGTGAAGAAGCAGAGGAAAAGGCAGCAGAGAAAGCTAAAGAGGCTAGAGAAAATACAGAGACATGGACGGAATGGGCTAAGGAGAAAATCTCTGAGACGATTGGACGCAAGCAAGATGAAGCCAAGGAGATTGCTAAGAAAGCCTCTGATACAGCCGCTGATACAGCTAAGAGGACTAAAGAGAAAGTTTCTG AGAAAACTGAAGAAATGAAGGATGCTGCAACTGAGAAGGCGAAAGAAATGACGAAAGCGGCTAAAGAGAAGGCGAGGGAAATGACAAATGCAGCGAAGGAGAAGGTGAGCGGGACAACAGAGGAAGCAAAAGAGAAGGCGTACGAAGCAAAGAGAAGGGCAGAGGAGAAGGCAGAGGAAGCAAGAGAGAGGTCGAGGAGTGCGGCGTGGGAGAAAACAGCAGAAGCGAAAGAAGCAGCAAGGAAGGCGAGTGAAGAGGCTAAAGAAATGGGGAACAGGATTAAGGAAGAAAGCGAGAAGGAAGGAGAGGAGGAAGTGAGAGAAGGTGCAAAGGAAAAAGCAGAGCAGTTGAAGGACGAAGAGCTGTGA
- the LOC8261350 gene encoding uncharacterized protein LOC8261350, whose protein sequence is MQQRLQCGGCGGENRWLLHNVRHRAAYRRLCTNCILKTHQGLFCPFCFHVYDHDSLLVPAPEERVMCLKCPSISHLSCLPPFHNTSPFLCPPCSSPNFSFFNLPHDDDVSIDIDSARALVAAAKIAAVSMAKAAALARLEAERRVKEATLAKKRAREALERLAFLSAQDKLKHSAHKLSKRMECSF, encoded by the coding sequence ATGCAGCAGCGACTCCAATGCGGGGGTTGCGGTGGGGAGAACCGGTGGCTACTTCACAACGTCCGTCACAGAGCAGCATACCGTCGCCTCTGCACCAATTGCATCCTAAAGACACACCAAGGCCTTTTCTGCCCCTTCTGCTTCCATGTCTACGACCACGACTCTCTTCTTGTTCCTGCTCCTGAGGAGCGCGTCATGTGCCTCAAATGCCCTTCCATCTCTCACCTCTCCTGCCTTCCTCCATTTCATAACACCTCTCCCTTTCTCTGCCCTCCTTGCTCCTCCCCTaatttttccttcttcaatCTCCCCCACGACGATGACGTTTCCATTGATATCGACTCCGCTAGAGCCCTCGTTGCTGCTGCCAAAATTGCTGCTGTCTCCATGGCCAAAGCTGCTGCTTTGGCTAGGCTTGAAGCCGAGAGGAGAGTGAAGGAGGCTACTTTGGCTAAGAAGAGAGCTCGAGAAGCTCTGGAAAGACTCGCCTTCTTGTCTGCTCAAGACAAACTCAAACACTCTGCTCATAAACTCAGTAAGCGGATGGAGTGCTCCTTTTAG